TGCTCAATGCTGTGTTAGTGCACTGTAGCTTTAAGGCTGCCTGCTGCTATAATGAGGCTGTTCACTGATCCATCCAGGTGCTGCGAGGGGAACTACCTACAGTGGTTTAGCATTATAATACTCCATTGGGGTGGTTCACTTGCACAACATCCAAGAATTACAGTCTACAATAGACCAACAACATGGAGTCTATGTTGAGACAACgttgtgtggtggttgtgtgTTTGCTGTTCTTTCACATCAACTTGAGTTCCTCAGTTCAAGCCCTTTGGTTGGACAGCGAGGAACCGACAGCGTACAGTGTGCTTTCCTTTGCATTACTAGACAGCTcaacacacacagcccagtctGCCTCCTGTTGGTAAGTGCTGTGTGCGTTGTGTTGAAGCCTGTGTGACCCCAGCTGTCTCTGTTAACTCTATCAGCAGCATCATACTGGATTCTCCAGCCCCCGCCGAGCCCCAGCTCTTTAGCTGTACAGTGCATTAGTCTCACTCCCCACGGCTCTCAGGTTGTGTCGGCCGGGTCATTCGCCCATTTGCACTTTGACCAGCATGCCTGATGCCTGACTCCAGATAGAGGTGCATACCATCTGTTATTACCACAGGGAATTGGTCTGGGATGGAGGTTGGCCAGTGAATTACAGTGCAGGACATTACTCAGTACCACTGCTACGTGGTTTTACACAGATACTCCCTACATCCAACACATGGGTATGTAAATGCATTGATTATTTAGATTTTTCAGATTTCAAACTTTTACTGGTATTATAATTTTCCTGCAGAGCACACACTTGGGATTATTGCGTTAAAATACAGCTGATCTTTgtaaaccctgtgtgtgttgtactgtatgtgtgtctatagttgtgtttaatgttgtgttagtgtatgtaagttgtttagtctgaaacgttgttccctctgctgctattggaccaggtctcttggaaaagagatgttcCAGttgaacagtacagtacagtgctgctattggaccaggtctgaGTGAGTGAAAAGAGATGTTCCAGTTGAGTGagtacagtgagtgagtgagtgagtgagtgagtggagtgagtggtgagtgagtgagtgagtgagtgagtgagtgagtggtgagtggtgagtgagtggtggtgagtgagtgagtgagtgagtgagtgagtgagtgagtgagtgagtgagtggctATGCCAGCCTGGTCTGATATAGCTGAATGGGCCCAGAGCTAGATGGCCTGGGCATTGGGCCGAATATGGGCCGAAGTTGTGCCGGAACTGGGCCAGAGCTGGGCAGACCAGAGGGGGGGTTAGAGGCCCAAAGCTCCCATGTGCACTCCATATGGGAGAGTGTGTGTTTACACTGGCAGGGGCACGGCCGGCCTCTAACAGAGCTTACGTGGAGAGAGACTAACTTACAACAAACTGTCTGAATGGCCCTAGATGGCAGTCATCTTTGTGTTATAATGGTTTATTTTCAGGGAGCATATTAAATACCCACGGATGGATTGAGATCTCACTAGTGTAGCTTTGCTGCGTGTTTGCTTGCTAGGTAGGATACTATAGGGCAAAGTGTTCTCAGACTGAAGAATTCTCTAACTCCATTGTGTCAATAAACTCAATGTTTACACtacctcttctccatctctccctgtgacTGGACTGTTCCACTGTGGAAGgctgtgggggaggaggagggggggtgatACAGTTGGACTGGCTCACTGTAGCAGGAGATGGAGGGTGTTGTCTGGCAGACATTATGGCTGCTGCCTCACATCACACTTGGGACTAATGAGTCAATACTGTACAGGCCCATCGCTGGTGGgggtgaaaacacacacacacacacacacacacacacacacacacacacacacacacacacacacacacacacacacacacacacacacacacacacacacacacacacacacacacacacacacacacacacacacacagcaagcagAGCCAGACACACTGCTACATAACGTTGAGGTAGGTTTGTCATCATTGCTAAACCATAAAAGTGGATTCATATTTCCTCTGGGGAAGTTTCTGCCTTATGTTTGCCCGTACTGTAACCTGGGTTGGACCTTATAAATCGAGGTCAACATGAGGAATGACTGTTGTCATGACTAAGATATCATTGTTTTCCTGGTAGAATAGCGTATATCCTGGGAACCATATTTGAATGGCATACATATAACTACTAAATATATACATGATCATTAAGAGCATTCAAGgtaccgacagagatggccgcctcgcttcgcgttcctaggaaactatgcagttttttgtttttttacgtgttatttcttacattagtaccccaggtcatcttaggtttcattacatacagtcgagaagaactactgaatataagatcagcgtcaactcaccatcagtacgaccaagaatatgttttccgcgacgcggatcctgtgttctgccttacaaacaggacaacggaatggatcacATGCAGcaacccaagaaaacgactccgaaaaagagggaaacgtagcggtcttctggtcagactccggacaagggcacatcgtgcaccactccccagcattcttcttgccaatgtccagtctcttgacaacaaggttgatgaaatccgagcaagggtagcattccagagggacatcagagactgcaacgttctctgcttcacggaaacatggctcactgggaagacgctatccgatgcggtgcagccaacgggtttctccacgcatcgcgcggactgaaacaaacatctttctggtaagaagagtggcgggggcgtatgcctcatgactaacgagacatggtgtgatgaaggaaacatacaggaactcaaatccttctgttcacctgatttagaattcctcacaatcaaatgtagaccgcattatcttccaagagaattctcttcgattataatcacagccgtatatatccccccccaagcagacacatcgatggctctgaacgaactttatttaactctttgcaaactggaaaccatttatccggaggctgcattcattgtagctggggattttaacaaagctaatctgaaaacaagactccctaaattttatcagcatatcgattgcgcaaccaggggtggtaaaaccttggatcattgttactctaacttccgcgacgcatataaggccctgccccgcccccctttcggaaaagctgaccacgactccattttgttgatccctgcctacaggcagaaacttaaacaagaggctcccacgctgaggtctgtccaacgctggtcagaccaagctgactccacactccaagactgcttccatcacgtggactgggacatgtttcgtattgcgtcagataaaaatattgacgaatacgctgattcggtgtgcgagttcattagaacgtgcgtcgaagatgtcgttcccatagcaacgataaaaacattccctaaccagaaaccgtggatgatggcagcattcgcgtgaaactgaaagcgcgaaccactgcttttaatcagggcaaggtgtctggcaacatgaccgaatacaaacagtgcagctattccctccgcaaggctattaaacaagctaagcgtcagtacagagacaaagtagaatctcaattcaacggctcagacacaagaggcatgtggcagggtctacagtcaatcacggacgacaagaagaaacccagcccagtcacggaccaggatgtcttgctcccaggcagactaaataactttttgcctgctttcaggacaatacagtgccactgacacggcctgcaacgaaaacatgcggtctctccttcactgcagccgaggtgagtaagacatttaaacgtgttaaccctcgcaaggctgcaggcccagacggcatccccagccgcgccctcagagcatgcgcagaccagctggccggtgtgtttacggacatattcaatcaatccctataccagtctgctgttcccacatgcttcaagagggccaccattgttcctgttcccaagaaagctaaggtaactgagctaaacgactaccgcccgcagcactcacttccgtcatcatgaagtgctttgagagactagtcaaggaccatatcacctccaccctacctgacaccctagacccactccaatttgcttaccgcccaaataggtccacagacgatgcaatctcaaccacactgcacgctgccctaacccacctggacaagaggaatacctatgtgagaatgctgttcatcgactacagctcggcattcaacaccattggtccactcacactgacagcgtcgtgaagaaggcgcagcagcgcctcttcaacctcaggaggctgaagaaatttgtcttgtcaccaaaagcactcacaaacttctacagatgcacaatcgagagcatcctggcgggctgtatcaccgcctggtacgtcaactgctccgccctcaaccgtaaggctctccagagggtaatgaggtctgcacaacgcatcaccgggggcaaactacctgccctccaggacacctacaccacccgatgttacaggaaggccataaagatcatcaaggacatcaaccacccgaaccactgcctgttcaccccgctatcatccagaaggcgaggtcagtacaggtgcatcaaagctgggaccgagagactgaaaaacagcttgtatctcaaggccatcagactgttaaacagccaccactaacattgagtggctgctgccaacacactgtcattgacactgacccaactccagccactttaataatgggaattgatgggaaatgatgtaaatatatcactagccactttaaacaatgctaccttatataatgttacttaccctacattattcatctcatatgcatacgtatatactgtactctacatcatcgactgcatccttatgtaatacatgtatcactagccactttaactatgccactttgtttactttgtctacatactcatctcatatgtatatactgtactcgataccatctactgtatgctgctctgtaccatcactcattcatatatccttatgtacatattctttatccccttacactgtgtataagacagtagttttggaattgttagttagattacttattggttatcactgcattgtcggaactagaagcacaagcatttcgctacactcgcatttacatctgctaaccatgtgtatgtgacaaataaaatttgatttgatttgatttgaggtgcatcATCAACACTAACCTGTAACACCAGTGATAATAATAAACTCTGGGTAATTCCATTCAGCTACACACAGCCTTCCCTCAGGGTAATTCCATTCAGCTACACACAGCCTTCCCTCAGGTTAATTCCATTCAGCTACACACAGCCTTCCCTCGGGGTAATTCCATTCAGCTACACACAGCCTTCCCTCAGGGTAATTCCATTCAGCTACACACAGCCTTCCCTCAGTGTAATTCCATTCAGCTACACACAGCCTTCTCTCAGGGTAATTCCATTCAGCTACACACAGCCTTCCCTTGGGGTAAGGTAGTTAGGGAGGTCTTTACAGCCACCATGTTTATCAGAGTATGTTTACAGGAGTGGACGTACACAGACATGTAAACTTCCTTCTCTTTGATGAATTATCGTGAGCCTAGTGTACAGATGAATTACTGActgcgagagcgagagcgagagcgagagagaagagcagaccgCCACCAGGTTTTGTGTTGGGaatagaggaacagagagataggagaagagaggaggggaacagagacaggagaagggaggagaggaacagagagataggagaagggaggagaggaacagagagagcagaagggaggagaggaacagagagataggagaagggaggagaggaacagagagagcggaagggaggagaggaacagagagataggagaagggaggagaggaacagagaaatagaagaagggaggagagcaacagagagataggagaagggaggagaggaacagagatagaagaggggaggagcaaagagagataggagaagggaggagaggaacagagagataggagaagggaggagaggaacagagaaataGAAGAGGGGAGGAACAGAGCAACAGAGataggaaagggaggagagaacagagagaagggaagggagaggaacagagagatagaagaagggaggagaggaacagagagataggagaagggaggagaggaacagagaaatagaagaggggaggagaggaacagagagataggagaagggaggagaggaacagagagataggagaagggaggagaggaacagagagataggagaagggaggagaggaacagagaaatagaagaggggaggagaggaacagagagataggagaagggaggagaggaacagagaaatagaagaggggaggagaggaacagagagataggagaagggaggagaggaacagaaagactgaggaacaaaggaaaTGGGGCACTGTTCCATGACAGTGTTTTAACTCTCTGTTTGATAGACTATCATATAACATGCTTTATGTTTGTTTCTCTCCATCATTCTTCCTatccctccctttcttcctctctatccctccctttcttcctctctatccctccctttcttcctctctatcccttcctttccctctcctcccgaACAATGAACTCTCcacttaactctctctctctctctctctctctctctctctctctctctctctctctctctctctctctctctctctctctctctctcacacacagctgtaACCAGCCTTCCCTGGCACCAGCAGAAACCCAAGGCCATCTCTGATTGCACTTGgccatccctctccccttccctccctcttgttCCAGTCTTGCCGCTCCCCCATCTCCCAGTGGTGGCATTGGGGCTCCCAGGATGCGGCTGCTCAGCGCTTTcttgctcctcctgctcctcaggtcCACTGAGCCCAGGAAGGGTGGACGGAACAGAGAAAGGGGCAGGGCCCGGGGTAAAGGCAGGGCCAATGCTGTCAAACGCCAAACCTCTGAATGCAAGGAATACATGGAGGCCGGAGAGAAATACCTGGACTGTCAGGACCGCCAGCTGACCGGGGTGCAACAGCACTGGCCTGAAGACATCCACCACCTCCTGCTGGCCCGCAACAAGATCCAGGTGCTCAGAGACAACACCTTCTCCCAGTTCAAGAACCTAAAGAGTCTGGATCTACAACAGAATGAGCTCtacatggtggaggaggaggcgtTCGCAGGGCTGGGACAGCTCACTACTCTGCTTCTTCAGCACAACCAGATGAAGACTGCTTCTGAGGAGCATCTGCTGCCCTTGCCAAACCTCCGCTACCTGCGTCTCTATGACAACCCCTGGGACTGCCGGTGCTCGCTGGATAGTCTGGTCAGGACACTGCAGGTGCCCAGCAACCGTAACCTTGGGAACTACGCAAAGTGTTCGGAGCCGGACGCGCTGAGAGGTCAGAAGCTGAAGAAGATGAGGCCAGAGCTGCTGTGTGCTGAGGATGGGGAGGGCCATCTGCCAGGGCAGAAACCTCAGGAGGGGCAGGGTAGTCTGCCCAAACCACCTCCCATCAAGAAGTACCCTGATGCCAACTCCTTGTGCCACACCTACATGTTCCCCAAACCCATGCTGGACTGCAAGAGCAAAGGTAAGCTATGAGCCAACCAAGCTTGTCTCCCTTTCATTTGTttgtgtgacctgtgtgaagaATGTCCTCCTTGGAGGACAATGGCGTGTTGTATTCTGGTCTTTCAGAACACTGGAGTGAGTTATTGGGGTTCTCAGGGCCATGGGTTCCTCGACCCAGATGAATCTCTACTGAAACAGCTTTTTAGTCCAAGATTAGGACTAGTATGGGTCAGGGAAACCGGCCCTCCGTGTATGAGTCACATGTCCATCTGAAATCTCTGGCCATTGTTCACTACACATGGTTGTTGTGAGGACTTTTGCAACAGTATGGAGGAGAGGCTGGCTGCTGGATACTCCAGAGCTGTGGTTGATAAGGACTACTTTCTAAATGTGTTCTCGATAATTTCCCTGAATCAGAATGTGGTAGGAGACGACTGTAAACCAGAGAGGCCTTAGAGTGACGGCTTGCAGCGTGGAAACCGTGGAAACCATCATGTAACGTTAGACACAAAGGGACCAAGGGAAAATATGGAGTCTCATTTCTGTCTCCCGTCCAGACTCTCACATCTGGTGCCGTTTCTGTGCTATGTATAACTGCCACATTAAAACTGCTATCAGGACTATAACCTCTAGAGAGATTAGGTTTCAATATTGTTTTTCAAATAGTCGTTAGGCCCAGACCCATGGAACTGACTTCAAATAATGCATGGAGTCCATGCTGTGTGGGGACTGCTTTTGTTTGAGCTCCAAAATATAACAtgaatagtcccttcatattgatttagtatagacgtggcagtatggtcatgaatagtcccttcatattgatttagtatagacgtggcagtatggtcatgaatagtcccttcatattgatttagtatagatgtggcagtatggtcatgaatagtcccttcatattgatttagtatagacgtggcagtatggtcatgaatagtcccttcatattgatttagtatagacgtggcagtatggtcatgaatagtcccttcatattgatttagtatagacgtggcagtatggtcatgaatagtcccttcatattgatttagtatagacgtggcagtatggtcatgaatagtcccttcatattgatttagtatagacgtggcagtatggtcatgaatagtcccttcatattgatttagtatagatgtggcagtatggtcatgaatagtcccttcatattgatttagtatagacgtggcagtatagtcatgaatagtcccttcatattgatttagtatagacgtggcagtatggttatgaatagtcccttcatattgatttagtatagacgtggcagtatggtcatgaatagtcccttcatattgatttagtatagacgtggcagtatagtcatgaatagtcccttcatattgatttagtatagacgtggcagtatggtcatgaatagtcccttcatattgatttagtatagacgtggcagtatggtcatgaatagtcccttcatattgatttagtatagacgtggcagtatggtcatgaatagtcccttcatattgatttagtatagacgtggcaggtcccttcatattgatttagtatggtcatgaatagtcccttcatattgatttagtatagacgtggcagtatggtcatgaatagtcccttcatattgatttagtatagacgtggcagtatagtcatgaatagtcccttcatattgatttagtatagacgtggcagtatagtcatgaatagtcccttcatattgatttagtatagacgtggcagtatagtcatgaatagtcccttcatattgatttagtatagacgtggcagtatggtcatgaatagtcccttcatattgatttagtatagacgtggcagtatggtcatgaatagtcccttcatattgatttagtatagacgtggcagtatggtcatgaatagtcccttcatattgatttagtatagacgtggcagtatggtcatgaatagtcccttcatattgatttagtatagacgtggcagtatggtcatgaatagtcccttcatattgatttagtataGACATGTCAGTAGTCATGAATAGTCCCTTCATAGATTTAGTATAGACGTGGCAGTATGTCAtgaatagtcccttcatattgatttagtataGACGTGGCAGTATAGTCAGAATAGTCCCTTCATATTAATTTAGTATACACTGGCAGTATGGTCAtgaatagtcccttcatattgatttagtatagacgtggcagtatggtcatgaatagtcccttcatattgatttaatagagtcagtatagtcatgaatagtcccttcatattgatttagtatCACGTGGCAGTATGGTCATGAATAGTCCCTTCATATCCAGTATGGTCTGAttcatattgatttagtatagacgtggcagtatggtcatgaatagtcccttcatattgatttagtatagacgtggcagtatggtcatgaatagtcccttcatattgatttagtatagacgtggcagtatggtcatgaatagtcccttcatattgatttagtatagatgtggcagtatggtcatgaatagtcccttcatattgatttagtatagacgtggcagtatagtcatgaatagtcccttcatattgatttagtatagacgtggcagtatggtcatgaatagtcccttcatattgatttagtatagatgtggcagtatggtcatgaatagtcccttcatattgatttagtataGACAAGATGACGCCTGGTTTAGTCCTGTGGAATAGTCCCTTCATAGATTTAGAGTCAGTATGGTCAtgaatagtcccttcatattgatttagtataGACGTGGCAGTATGGTCATGATATCAGTccttcatattgatttagtatagacgtggcagtatagtcatgaatagtcccttcagtattgatttagtatagacgtggcagtatggtcatgaatagtcccttcatattgCTGTATAGtgaatagtcccttcatattgatttagtatagatgtggcagtatggtcatgaatagtcccttcatattgatttagtatagacgtggcagtatggtcatgaatagtcccttcatattgatttagtatagatgtggcagtatggtcatgaatagtcccttcatattgatttagtatagatgtggcagtatggtcatgaatagtcccttcatattgatttagtatagatgtggcagtatggtcatgaatagtcccttcatattgatttagtatagacgtggcagtatggtcatgaatagtcccttcatattgatttagtatagacgtggcagtatggtcatgaatagtcccttcatattgatttagtatagacgtggcagtatggtcatgaatagtcccttcatattgatttagtataGACGTGGCAGCACTCTGATGTATTGTTCTACTGTATATTTTTGACATGTCACAGTGAACTGGCCCTTTGACCAAGATGATGAATGACAGTCATATAATGATGTACTGTCCCTATCCTGTCCCCAGAAAGCCATTTGTCAGAGTGCAGTTAAACGTGCAAGAAGCAGCAACACTGgtctctctattctactgtagctATATAAAAGATCCCCATGTTCAGCTGGAGGAAACTATTTCTCTTCCCCTCTGGAAAGGCTTTCAATCAGTCCTTTATCTGAACCTCACTAGATCATCTCACTGGTCATGATGCCTCCCTAATATTCTGCTGgtagtctcctccctccctccctccctccctccctccctccctccct
This genomic interval from Oncorhynchus keta strain PuntledgeMale-10-30-2019 unplaced genomic scaffold, Oket_V2 Un_contig_2200_pilon_pilon, whole genome shotgun sequence contains the following:
- the LOC118382107 gene encoding leucine-rich repeat-containing protein 17-like produces the protein MRLLSAFLLLLLLRSTEPRKGGRNRERGRARGKGRANAVKRQTSECKEYMEAGEKYLDCQDRQLTGVQQHWPEDIHHLLLARNKIQVLRDNTFSQFKNLKSLDLQQNELYMVEEEAFAGLGQLTTLLLQHNQMKTASEEHLLPLPNLRYLRLYDNPWDCRCSLDSLVRTLQVPSNRNLGNYAKCSEPDALRGQKLKKMRPELLCAEDGEGHLPGQKPQEGQGSLPKPPPIKKYPDANSLCHTYMFPKPMLDCKSKELKNIPSSLPSDIVRMDLSSNSITQLRPKEFVAVRDLKLLNLSSNSLDQIDTAAFAGLLYLRELDLSNNSLHYFQYGVLEDLYFLRMLNLGDNPWVCDYNIHYLIYWLKHHPGVAYSGLICTEPQEFRGWPVENYVKTYNGECPKDKDPQPGKGDTGQGQTAQELVAETEEAEMELLPKPLRDPRPKKYEVTRLT